A genomic window from Thermus neutrinimicus includes:
- a CDS encoding DUF5615 family PIN-like protein, with protein MKILVDMNLSPRWPQVLREAGHEAIWWKEVGAVNAPDQTLFAWAKEHGYIVLTADLDFAHLLALTGENGPSVLLLRLAYPEPPEATPWVLAALTTHEEALEKGAIAVIGPERTRLRLLPLR; from the coding sequence ATGAAGATCCTGGTGGACATGAACCTCTCCCCCAGGTGGCCCCAGGTCCTGCGAGAGGCCGGCCACGAGGCCATCTGGTGGAAGGAGGTGGGAGCCGTCAACGCCCCCGATCAGACCCTGTTTGCCTGGGCTAAGGAACACGGCTACATCGTCCTCACCGCCGACCTGGACTTCGCCCACCTTCTGGCCCTTACCGGAGAAAATGGACCCAGCGTCCTCCTTCTGCGCCTAGCCTACCCCGAGCCCCCCGAGGCAACGCCTTGGGTTCTGGCAGCCCTAACCACACACGAGGAGGCCTTAGAAAAAGGGGCTATCGCGGTTATCGGCCCAGAAAGGACCCGGCTACGGCTTCTTCCCCTTCGCTGA
- the purC gene encoding phosphoribosylaminoimidazolesuccinocarboxamide synthase: MEKLYEGKAKILYPDGPETLRVYFKDEATAFNAQKRGLIPGKGVVNNKVSATLFRYLEAHGVKTHFLEELSDREMRVLRVEILPLEVILRFQAAGSFAKRYGVQEGTPLRAPLVEFSLKSDPLGDPLICPEAILALGLAAEEELGQVRATTLRVGELLRDFFAQRGLDLIDFKLEFGKRNGEILLADEISPDTMRLWDQKTGESMDKDRFRKDLGGVEEAYQEVLKRVLKE; this comes from the coding sequence ATGGAAAAGCTTTACGAGGGCAAGGCAAAAATCCTTTACCCGGATGGTCCCGAGACCTTAAGGGTCTACTTTAAGGACGAGGCCACGGCCTTCAACGCGCAAAAGCGGGGCCTCATCCCCGGGAAGGGAGTGGTCAACAACAAGGTTTCGGCAACCCTGTTTCGCTATCTGGAAGCCCACGGGGTGAAGACCCATTTCCTCGAGGAGCTCTCCGACCGGGAGATGCGGGTCCTGCGGGTGGAGATCCTCCCCCTGGAAGTTATCCTGCGCTTCCAAGCGGCGGGGAGTTTCGCCAAGCGCTACGGGGTGCAGGAGGGCACTCCCCTAAGGGCTCCCTTGGTGGAGTTCTCCCTCAAAAGCGACCCCCTGGGCGATCCCCTGATCTGTCCGGAGGCCATTTTGGCCCTGGGCCTGGCCGCGGAGGAGGAACTCGGCCAGGTGAGGGCCACCACCCTGAGGGTGGGGGAGCTACTGCGGGACTTCTTCGCCCAGAGGGGGCTTGACCTCATCGACTTCAAGCTGGAGTTCGGGAAACGGAATGGGGAGATCCTCCTCGCCGACGAGATCTCCCCGGACACCATGCGCCTTTGGGACCAGAAGACAGGGGAATCCATGGACAAGGACCGCTTCCGCAAGGACCTGGGGGGCGTGGAGGAAGCCTACCAAGAGGTCCTCAAGCGGGTCCTAAAGGAGTAG